From Tripterygium wilfordii isolate XIE 37 chromosome 13, ASM1340144v1, whole genome shotgun sequence, the proteins below share one genomic window:
- the LOC120012913 gene encoding purine permease 21-like, with product MVGELQELLLPIISQPDSTNGFSQHRSYLWWLRLATYTFFLLAGQSVAMLLGRLYFDKGGNSKWMETLVQSAAFPVLIPCYYFVAKSADAKVIYGNPPSTLVLLSIYLVIGILQAATSMLYSLGLLYLPVSTYSLICASQLAFNAFFSFLLNAQKFTPFIINSLVLLTISSILLVFQSEESTDSTEVSKTKYAIGFLCTVAASAGCGLILSLTQLTFQKVLKHENLKAVLDLIVYPSLVATCAALVGLFASGEWKGLEGEMEGFELGKLPYLMTLMWTAIGWQISSIGCVAIIFEVSSLFSNAISALGMPIVPVLAVFIFRDKLNGVKVMSMVLAIWGFVSYVYQNYLDDLGSKKDNRNVNEVPNDSPSRISTNE from the exons ATGGTGGGAGAACTTCAAGAACTGCTGCTTCCAATCATTA GTCAGCCAGACTCTACAAATGGATTCTCTCAGCACAGAAGTTATCTGTGGTGGCTGCGATTGGCTACCTACACATTCTTTCTCCTTGCAGGACAATCAGTGGCTATGCTATTGGGAAGACTCTACTTTGACAAAGGTGGAAACAGCAAATGGATGGAAACGCTTGTGCAAAGTGCAGCTTTCCCAGTGCTCATCCCCTGCTATTACTTTGTAGCCAAAAGTGCTGATGCAAAAGTCATATATGGAAACCCACCATCAACTCTGGTCCTTTTATCAATTTATCTCGTAATTGGTATACTTCAGGCAGCAACAAGCATGTTGTATTCGCTAGGATTATTATACCTTCCAGTGTCTACCTATTCCCTGATTTGTGCATCACAATTGGCCTTTAAtgccttcttctcttttcttcttaatGCACAAAAGTTCACTCCTTTCATTATCAATTCTCTAGTCCTCCTCACCATCTCTTCCATACTCCTCGTGTTTCAATCCGAAGAATCCACAGACTCTACTGAAGTCTCTAAGACAAAGTATGCAATCGGGTTTTTATGCACTGTTGCCGCATCAGCTGGGTGCGGATTGATACTTTCACTAACACAACTCACCTTTCAGAAGGTCCTAAAACACGAAAATTTGAAGGCAGTTTTGGATTTGATTGTGTATCCTTCACTGGTTGCGACTTGTGCCGCTCTGGTGGGACTTTTTGCTAGTGGCGAATGGAAGGGTTTAGAGGGAGAGATGGAGGGTTTTGAGCTGGGAAAGTTGCCTTACCTCATGACACTAATGTGGACAGCTATAGGCTGGCAGATTTCCAGCATTGGGTGTGTAGCAATAATTTTTGAGGTTTCCTCACTCTTCTCCAATGCCATTAGTGCTCTGGGTATGCCTATCGTCCCTGTTCTAGCAGTGTTCATCTTCCGTGACAAGCTTAATGGGGTGAAGGTGATGTCTATGGTGTTGGCAATTTGGGGCTTTGTTTCTTATGTCTATCAGAACTATCTTGATGATTTGGGGTCCAAGAAAGATAACAGAAATGTCAATGAAGTTCCCAATGACTCTCCTTCCAGGATATCCACAAATGAATAG